A stretch of Buteo buteo chromosome 9, bButBut1.hap1.1, whole genome shotgun sequence DNA encodes these proteins:
- the LOC142034654 gene encoding E3 ubiquitin-protein ligase RNF113A-like translates to MADEGTVCSFVFKKRGLAAGRGRRKRPSSDQEQESSGEEGSTVVRKERRRETPNPMIQKTRRCAKERPAYALSSSDDEDPSKEIGVTYKSTRSAKPVGPEDMGATAVYELDTEKEKDAQAIFERSQKIQEELRGKEDDKIYRGINNYQKYVKPKDTSMGNASSGMVRKGPIRAPEHLRATVRWDYQPDICKDYKETGFCGFGDSCKFLHDRSDYKHGWQIERELDEGRYGVNDEENYEVSSDEEDMPFKCFICRSSFKNPVVTKCRHYFCESCALQHYRKSQRCYVCDKQTNGVFNPAKELMAKLEKHKGEEEEEQQHSDHAEDPQ, encoded by the exons ATGGCGGACGAGGGGACTGTTTGCAGCTTCGTTTTCAAGAAGCGGGGCCTGGCGGCGGGTAGGGGTCGGCGTAAGCGGCCCAGCAGCGATCAGGAGCAGG AGAGCAGCGGTGAGGAGGGCAGCACGGTGGTGCGGAAGGAGCGGCGGCGGGAGACTCCCAACCCCATGATCCAGAAG ACCAGGAGATGCGCAAAGGAGAGGCCTGCCTACGCACTGAGCAGCAGTGACGATGAGGATCCATCAAAGGAGATAGGAGTCACTTACAAATCGACAAGGTCGGCG aaaccTGTTGGCCCAGAAGACATGGGAGCCACAGCAGTATATGAACTGGACACggagaaggagaaagatgcCCAGGCCATCTTCGAGCGCAGCCAGAAAATCCAGGAG gagctgagaggaaaggaagatgaTAAAATTTACCGTGGTATTAACAACTATCAGAAGTATGTGAAGCCCAAGGACACATCAATGGGAAATGCCTCTTCAGGAATGGTCAG AAAAGGACCCATCCGTGCTCCGGAGCACTTGCGGGCCACGGTGCGATGGGACTACCAGCCTGATATCTGCAAGGACTACAAAGAAACTGGGTTCTGCGGCTTTGGAG ACAGCTGCAAATTCCTCCATGACCGCTCAGACTACAAACACGGCTGGCAGATCGAACGGGAACTGGATGAAGGCCGGTACGGAGTCAATG atgAGGAAAACTATGAGGTGAGCAGCGATGAGGAGGATATGCCTTTCAAATGCTTCATCTGCAGAAGTTCCTTCAAGAACCCCGTGGTCACCAA GTGTCGGCACTACTTCTGTGAGAGTTGTGCCCTCCAACACTATCGCAAATCCCAGCGCTGCTATGTCTGTGACAAGCAAACCAATGGAGTCTTCAACCCAGCAAAAG